In Rattus norvegicus strain BN/NHsdMcwi chromosome 1, GRCr8, whole genome shotgun sequence, a genomic segment contains:
- the LOC134485274 gene encoding LOW QUALITY PROTEIN: leukocyte immunoglobulin-like receptor subfamily B member 3-like (The sequence of the model RefSeq protein was modified relative to this genomic sequence to represent the inferred CDS: substituted 1 base at 1 genomic stop codon) — protein MCVILGGSLPKPILRVQPDSVVSMGTKVIFVCEQIIRVKESDLYRNEYLQSRVPKNHQRPANKTEFLFSNVCQQNAGQYQCSYRTQGKLSDYSEPLELVVTGAYWKPRLSAQTDPVVTSGGYVILKCESSEQYHSFIITVEGPQMFYSWQDSKYNYSTGKFQALFPMGPLTSNHRWIFRCYSYEKNTPQVQSDPSEPLELLVSGKLQKPTIKAEPGSVIPYGRAMTIWCQGDLDAEIYFLHKEGSHNTQRTQTIQQPGDKAKFFIPSVTQGHAGQYRCYCYSSAGWSEPSDTLELVVTGIYYYGVKLSGLPSPVVPEGGNVTLHCTSHSNYDKFILTKEDQKFTNSLDTEYISSTGQYQALFVLGPMTTNYSGTFRCYGYYKHTPQLWXVPSELQKILISGPSRKPSLLSHQGHILDPGMSLTLQCYSDINYDKFALYKEGGADIIQSSSQWTKAGLSKANFTLGYVNHSTGGQYRCYGAHNLSSELSASSDPLDILITGQIYDTPSLSVKPNSSVHSGENVTLMCWSMYPVDTLILSKEGSGQPPLRLKSKFEDQQYQSEFSMSAMTSTLSGSYRWYGSRNSSLYLLSFASAPVELIVSESIEASSWPTKRFITTATPENRDHTMENLIRMGIAVLVLIVLSILAAEAWQSHRQTHHAAGK, from the exons ATGTGTGTTATTCTGGGG GGGTCCCTCCCTAAGCCTATCCTCAGAGTACAGCCAGATTCTGTGGTCTCAATGGGAACTAAGGTGATCTTCGTTTGTGAACAGATCATTAGAGTCAAAGAGTCTGATCTCTATAGAAATGAATACCTACAGAGTAGAGTTCCAAAGAACCATCAAAGGCCAGCAAACAAGACTGAATTCTTATTCTCAAATGTATGCCAGCAAAATGCAGGGCAATATCAATGTTCCTACAGGACTCAGGGTAAATTATCAGACTACAGTGAGCCCCTGGAGCTAGTGGTCACAG GAGCCTACTGGAAACCCAGGCTTTCAGCCCAGACCGACCCTGTGGTGACCTCAGGAGGGTATGTCATCCTCAAATGTGAGTCCTCCGAGCAATATCACAGTTTCATCATTACTGTGGAAGGACCACAGATGTTCTACTCATGGCAGGACTCAAAGTATAACTATTCTACTGGGAAGTTCCAGGCCCTGTTCCCTATGGGTCCTTTGACCTCCAACCACAGATGGATATTCAGATGCTACAGCTATGAAAAAAACACACCACAAGTACAGTCAGATCCTAGTGAACCACTGGAGCTCCTGGTGTCAG GGAAACTGCAAAAACCAACCATCAAGGCTGAACCAGGCTCTGTGATCCCCTATGGAAGGGCCATGACCATCTGGTGTCAGGGGGACCTGGATGcagaaatatattttctgcatAAGGAGGGAAGCCACAATACACAGAGGACACAGACCATACAACAGCCTGGGGACAAGGCCAAGTTCTTCATCCCTTCTGTGACACAAGGCCATGCAGGGCAATATCGCTGTTACTGTTACAGCTCAGCTGGCTGGTCAGAGCCCAGTGACACCCTGGAGCTGGTGGTGACAG GAATCTACTACTATGGAGTCAAGCTGTCAGGACTGCCCAGCCCTGTGGTGCCAGAGGGAGGGAACGTAACACTCCACTGTACCTCACACAGCAACTATGATAAATTCATTCTCAccaaggaagatcagaagttcaccAACTCACTAGACACAGAGTATATATCTTCTACTGGACAATACCAAGCACTGTTTGTATTGGGACCCATGACCACAAACTACTCAGGGACATTCAGATGTTATGGTTACTACAAGCATACCCCACAGTTGTGGTAAGTACCCAGTGAGCTCCAAAAAATACTCATCTCAG GACCATCAAGGAAGCCATCTCTGCTAAGTCATCAAGGCCATATACTTGATCCTGGAATGAGCCTCACACTGCAGTGTTACTCTGACATCAACTATGACAAATTTGCACTGTACAAAGAAGGGGGAGCTGACATCATACAGTCCTCTAGCCAGTGGACCAAGGCTGGCCTCTCCAAAGCCAACTTCACACTGGGATATGTAAACCACTCCACTGGAGGCCAATACAGATGCTATGGTGCACACAACCTCTCCTCTGAGTTGTCAGCCTCCAGTGATCCCCTGGACATCCTGATCACAG GACAGATTTATGACACACCTTCCCTCTCAGTGAAGCCTAACTCCTCAGTACACTCAGGAGAGAATGTGACCCTGATGTGTTGGTCAATGTACCCTGTGGACACTTTAATTCTGTCCAAGGAGGGATCAGGCCAGCCACCCCTTCGACTAAAGTCAAAGTTTGAAGATCAGCAGTACCAGTCAGAATTCTCCATGAGTGCTATGACCTCCACCCTCTCGGGCTCCTACAGGTGGTATGGTTCTCGAAACTCATCTCTCTACCTGTTGTCATTTGCCAGTGCCCCTGTGGAGCTCATAGTCTCAG AATCCATCGAAGCCTCCAGCTGGCCAACTAAAAGGTTCATCACAACAGCCA CCCCAGAGAACCGGGATCACACAATGGAGAATCTCATCAGGATGGGGATAGCTGTCCTGGTCCTCATAGTCCTTTCGATTCTAGCTGCTGAGGCCTGGCAAAGTCATAGACAGACCCACCACGCAGCTGGCAAATAA